In Phenylobacterium zucineum HLK1, one DNA window encodes the following:
- the glmU gene encoding bifunctional UDP-N-acetylglucosamine diphosphorylase/glucosamine-1-phosphate N-acetyltransferase GlmU — protein MTARAAVIMAAGQGTRMKSPVPKVLHKVGGRTLLDRIIDTVQAAGCERIHVIVGNHSPEVRALVARRLGEGAAVLQDPPLGTGHAVLCAADTLADYDGDVLVVNGDCPLLQASDLEPLFELRAGGAALAIMGFEPQDQLLYGRLIRGADGHVLRIVEPSQCSEQERAVRLCNAGMYVADRADLFRWLSRLTNDNPKGEYFLTGIVAEANAEELTVRAHIASETAVMGADTQMQLSQAEAVFQQRRRAHFLAEGVGMPAPETVHFAWDTEIAPGAVVEQFVVFAPGVKVETGAVIRAFSHLEGAVVREGALVGPYARLRPGAEIGPDAHIGNFVEVKNVAVGKGAKANHLSYLGDGEVGAGANIGAGTIFCNYDGFFKYRTVVGEGAFIGSNTALVAPVTIGAGAMTGSGSVITRDVPDHALALERSPQADKAGWARAFREKKSAEKAARGKK, from the coding sequence ATGACCGCGAGAGCCGCCGTAATCATGGCCGCCGGCCAAGGCACGCGGATGAAGTCTCCGGTCCCCAAGGTGCTGCACAAGGTGGGCGGACGCACGCTGCTGGACCGGATCATCGACACGGTCCAGGCGGCCGGCTGCGAGCGCATCCACGTCATCGTCGGGAACCACAGTCCCGAGGTGCGGGCGCTGGTCGCCCGGCGCCTAGGCGAGGGCGCCGCCGTGCTGCAGGACCCGCCGCTCGGCACCGGCCACGCCGTACTCTGCGCCGCCGACACCCTGGCCGACTACGACGGCGACGTGCTGGTGGTGAACGGCGACTGCCCGCTGCTGCAGGCGTCGGACCTGGAGCCGCTGTTCGAGCTGCGCGCGGGCGGCGCGGCGCTGGCGATCATGGGCTTCGAGCCGCAGGACCAGCTGCTCTACGGCCGGCTGATCCGCGGGGCGGACGGCCACGTCCTGCGCATCGTCGAGCCCAGCCAGTGCAGCGAGCAGGAGCGGGCGGTCCGCCTCTGCAACGCCGGCATGTACGTGGCCGACCGCGCCGACCTGTTCCGGTGGCTGTCGCGGCTGACCAACGACAATCCGAAGGGCGAGTATTTCCTCACCGGGATCGTCGCCGAGGCGAACGCCGAGGAGCTGACGGTGCGGGCGCACATCGCCTCCGAAACCGCGGTGATGGGCGCCGACACCCAGATGCAGCTCTCCCAGGCCGAGGCGGTCTTCCAGCAGCGCCGGCGGGCCCACTTCCTGGCCGAGGGCGTGGGGATGCCGGCGCCCGAGACCGTGCACTTCGCCTGGGACACCGAGATCGCGCCGGGCGCCGTGGTCGAACAGTTCGTGGTCTTCGCGCCCGGCGTGAAGGTCGAGACCGGCGCCGTGATCCGGGCGTTCAGCCATCTGGAAGGCGCGGTGGTCCGGGAGGGCGCCCTCGTCGGCCCCTACGCCCGCCTGCGGCCCGGGGCCGAGATCGGGCCGGACGCCCACATAGGCAACTTCGTCGAGGTGAAGAACGTCGCGGTGGGCAAGGGCGCCAAGGCCAACCACCTGTCCTACCTGGGGGACGGCGAGGTCGGCGCGGGCGCGAACATCGGCGCCGGCACGATCTTCTGCAACTACGACGGCTTCTTCAAATACCGGACGGTGGTGGGCGAGGGCGCCTTCATCGGCTCGAACACGGCCCTCGTCGCGCCGGTCACGATCGGCGCGGGGGCCATGACCGGCTCCGGCTCGGTGATCACCAGGGACGTGCCGGACCACGCCCTGGCGCTCGAGCGCAGCCCCCAGGCCGACAAGGCCGGATGGGCGCGGGCGTTCCGTGAGAAGAAGTCGGCCGAGAAGGCGGCGAGGGGGAAGAAATGA
- a CDS encoding cupin domain-containing protein: MSIISFRSDQLLTELPPPTPVPVPLGEPVSGVSVRSFTAQSGARTGVWECSPGVWRRQVLQAEFCTFLAGKAVFEPDAGDPVRIEAGQSVYFPANTGGVWRVEETLRKIYIIFDEKA; this comes from the coding sequence ATGTCCATCATCTCGTTCCGTTCCGACCAGTTGCTGACCGAGCTGCCGCCTCCGACCCCCGTGCCCGTCCCGCTCGGCGAGCCCGTCTCCGGCGTCAGCGTGCGCAGCTTCACGGCGCAGTCCGGCGCCCGTACGGGCGTCTGGGAATGCTCGCCTGGAGTGTGGCGCCGCCAGGTCCTCCAGGCCGAGTTCTGCACGTTCCTCGCCGGCAAGGCGGTGTTCGAGCCGGATGCGGGCGATCCCGTGCGGATCGAGGCGGGTCAGAGCGTCTATTTCCCGGCCAATACCGGCGGCGTGTGGCGCGTCGAGGAAACGCTGCGGAAGATCTACATCATCTTCGACGAGAAGGCCTGA
- a CDS encoding amino acid ABC transporter permease: protein MGDFLSQAISFLPILGRGMGVTVLISLGALALSLLLGLGWALLGQSRFAALRGISRTSVVVLRGIPIIVQLFYVYFVLPEFGLSLDAMWAGIIGLGVAYSVYQAENFRAGIQSVDPALVEAARSLGMSEGMIMRRVILPLAIRTALPPFGNTSIMLLKDSSIASTITVAELTRAGQLLAISTFQNMTVYTLIALLYLAMSLPLTFLVHRLEKRMARR from the coding sequence ATGGGAGACTTCCTGAGCCAGGCCATCAGCTTCCTGCCCATCCTCGGGCGGGGGATGGGCGTCACCGTCCTGATCAGCCTGGGCGCCCTGGCGCTCAGCCTCCTCCTTGGCCTCGGCTGGGCGCTGCTCGGCCAGTCCAGGTTTGCGGCGCTGCGGGGGATCAGCCGCACGTCCGTCGTGGTGCTCCGCGGCATCCCGATCATCGTGCAGCTGTTCTACGTCTACTTCGTGCTGCCCGAGTTCGGCCTCTCGCTCGATGCGATGTGGGCCGGGATCATCGGCCTGGGCGTCGCCTACTCGGTCTATCAGGCGGAGAACTTCCGCGCGGGCATCCAGTCCGTGGACCCGGCCCTGGTGGAGGCCGCGCGGTCGCTGGGCATGAGCGAGGGGATGATCATGCGGCGGGTGATCCTGCCGCTGGCGATCCGCACCGCCCTGCCGCCGTTCGGCAACACCTCGATCATGCTCCTAAAGGACTCCTCGATCGCCTCGACGATCACGGTGGCCGAACTGACCCGCGCCGGCCAGCTGCTGGCCATCTCCACCTTCCAGAACATGACCGTCTACACGCTGATCGCGCTCCTCTACCTGGCCATGAGCCTGCCGCTGACCTTCCTGGTCCACCGGCTCGAAAAGCGGATGGCGCGGCGATGA
- a CDS encoding CoA-acylating methylmalonate-semialdehyde dehydrogenase — MRSIPHFIGGRPYAGEPARYGDVFDPNAGQVQARVGLADSTVVDLAVADAVRAQAAWAAVNPQRRARVMFEFKRLLERDMQALAELLASEHGKVVADAKGDIQRGLEVIEFACGIPHLLKGEHTEGAGPGIDVYSMRQPLGVVAGITPFNFPAMIPMWMFGPAIATGNAFILKPSEKDPSVPVRLAELMMEAGAPAGVLNVVHGDKAAVDAILDHPDIKAVSFVGSSDIAQAVYARAAAAGKRVQAMGGAKNHGIVLPDADLDQATADIIGAAYGSAGERCMALPVVVPVGEKTADALRERLVDAVAGLKIGVSTDPDAHYGPVVSAQHKARIEQYIGLGAEEGAELVVDGRGFSLQGYEQGYFVGPTLFDRVRPEMRTYQDEIFGPVLQMVRAESLEEAIGLASRHPYGNGVAIFTRNGQAARAFASRVEVGMVGINVPIPVPVAYHSFGGWKRSGFGDLNQYGMDGVRFYTRTKTVTQRWPSAGPVLDQSFVIPTMK, encoded by the coding sequence TTGCGCAGCATTCCGCATTTCATCGGCGGCCGGCCGTACGCCGGCGAACCGGCCCGGTACGGCGACGTGTTCGACCCCAACGCCGGGCAGGTGCAGGCCCGGGTGGGCCTCGCCGACTCCACGGTCGTGGACCTGGCGGTCGCGGACGCCGTGCGCGCCCAGGCGGCATGGGCGGCGGTCAATCCGCAGCGCCGCGCCCGCGTCATGTTCGAGTTCAAGCGCCTGCTTGAGCGCGACATGCAGGCGCTCGCCGAGCTGCTCGCCTCCGAGCACGGCAAGGTGGTGGCGGACGCCAAGGGCGACATCCAGCGGGGGCTGGAGGTGATCGAGTTCGCCTGTGGCATCCCGCACCTGCTCAAGGGCGAGCACACCGAAGGCGCGGGACCGGGGATCGACGTCTACTCGATGCGCCAGCCCCTGGGGGTGGTCGCCGGCATCACCCCGTTCAACTTCCCGGCCATGATCCCGATGTGGATGTTCGGCCCGGCGATCGCGACGGGCAACGCGTTCATCCTCAAGCCGTCCGAGAAGGACCCGTCGGTCCCGGTGCGGCTGGCCGAGCTGATGATGGAGGCGGGGGCTCCCGCGGGCGTGCTGAACGTGGTCCACGGCGACAAGGCGGCGGTCGACGCCATCCTTGATCACCCCGACATCAAGGCTGTCAGCTTCGTGGGCTCGTCCGACATCGCCCAGGCTGTCTACGCGCGCGCCGCGGCCGCCGGAAAGCGGGTCCAGGCGATGGGCGGCGCCAAGAACCACGGGATCGTGCTGCCCGACGCCGATCTCGACCAGGCCACGGCGGACATCATAGGCGCGGCCTACGGCTCGGCGGGAGAGCGCTGCATGGCCCTTCCGGTGGTCGTTCCGGTCGGCGAGAAGACGGCGGACGCCCTGCGCGAGCGCCTGGTCGACGCCGTCGCCGGCCTGAAGATCGGCGTCTCCACCGACCCCGACGCCCACTACGGCCCGGTGGTCAGCGCCCAGCACAAGGCGCGCATCGAGCAGTACATCGGCCTGGGCGCCGAGGAAGGCGCCGAGCTGGTCGTGGACGGCCGCGGCTTCAGCCTGCAGGGCTACGAGCAGGGCTATTTCGTGGGACCGACGCTGTTCGATCGCGTGCGTCCCGAAATGCGGACCTACCAGGACGAGATCTTCGGCCCGGTGCTGCAGATGGTGCGGGCCGAAAGCCTGGAAGAGGCGATCGGGCTGGCCTCGCGGCATCCCTACGGCAACGGCGTGGCGATCTTCACGCGGAACGGCCAGGCGGCGCGGGCTTTCGCCAGCAGGGTCGAGGTGGGGATGGTCGGGATCAACGTGCCGATCCCGGTGCCGGTGGCCTACCACTCCTTCGGCGGGTGGAAGCGCTCCGGGTTCGGCGACCTCAACCAGTACGGGATGGACGGGGTCCGCTTCTACACCCGCACCAAGACCGTGACCCAGCGCTGGCCGAGCGCGGGCCCCGTGCTCGATCAGAGCTTCGTCATCCCGACCATGAAGTGA
- the rpiA gene encoding ribose-5-phosphate isomerase RpiA — MSDAEAQKKAAGEAAAALVESGMVVGLGTGSTAAWFVRALAARKLDIVGVPTSQATGELAASLGIRIAELGETSQIDLTVDGADEIGPGLSLIKGGGAALLREKLVWEASKRCVVIADAAKQVPTLGKYPLPIEVVTFGHQTTALRICDALAECDVGVAPRLRVRDGQPVRTDEGNLIYDAACGRIEEPAALAAALKSVTGVVDHGLFLDLADRALIGGPGGVTTLEP, encoded by the coding sequence ATGAGCGACGCCGAGGCGCAGAAGAAGGCCGCGGGCGAAGCCGCCGCGGCGCTGGTCGAGAGCGGCATGGTGGTGGGCCTGGGCACCGGTTCCACCGCCGCCTGGTTCGTCAGGGCGCTGGCCGCCCGCAAGCTGGACATCGTCGGGGTCCCGACCTCGCAGGCCACCGGCGAGCTGGCGGCCAGCCTCGGCATCCGCATCGCCGAGCTCGGCGAGACCTCGCAGATCGACCTGACCGTGGACGGCGCCGACGAGATCGGCCCCGGGCTGTCGCTCATCAAGGGCGGCGGGGCGGCCCTGCTGCGCGAGAAGCTGGTGTGGGAGGCGTCAAAGCGCTGCGTCGTCATCGCCGACGCCGCCAAGCAGGTCCCGACCCTTGGCAAGTACCCCCTGCCGATCGAGGTGGTGACCTTCGGCCACCAGACGACGGCCCTGCGGATCTGCGACGCCCTGGCCGAATGCGACGTCGGCGTCGCGCCGCGCCTGCGCGTCAGGGACGGCCAGCCGGTGCGAACCGACGAGGGAAACCTCATCTATGACGCAGCCTGCGGGCGGATCGAGGAGCCGGCGGCGCTGGCCGCGGCGCTGAAGAGCGTCACCGGCGTGGTGGACCACGGCCTCTTCCTCGACCTCGCCGACCGGGCTTTGATCGGCGGCCCCGGCGGCGTCACGACGCTGGAGCCCTAG
- the gor gene encoding glutathione-disulfide reductase: MAGYDYDLFVIGAGSGGVRAARVAALSGARVAVAEEHRVGGTCVIRGCVPKKFMVYASEFAHHFKTAEGYGWTVEGARFDWPAFLAEKDKEIARLSGIYVRNLQNAGAELVHGKARLVDRHTVEVEGRGQVTADKILIATGGRPWMPKDLPGIEHAITSNEAFHIAELPKRIIIAGGGYIAVEFAGIFNGLGVDTTLVHRGPNILRGFDDDVRAHVAEEMEKRGIKVLLGTQHSAIEQTATGLVSRLTNGMSPCESDLVLFALGREPYVEGLGLEAAGVELDARGAVKVDEYSRTSVDNIWAVGDVTDRINLTPVAIREGHAFADTVFNDRPTTFDHEMVASAVFSQPPIGSVGLSEAEARHSHGGKVDIYLARFRPMKYAFTGGDERCLVKLVVEQGTEKILGCHVVAPDAPEIIQMAAIAMKMGVTKPQWDSTCAVHPTLAEELVTLREKQAPPALGQVA; this comes from the coding sequence TTGGCCGGATACGACTACGACCTCTTCGTCATCGGCGCCGGTTCGGGCGGCGTGCGCGCGGCCCGGGTGGCGGCGCTGTCGGGCGCCCGCGTGGCCGTCGCCGAGGAGCACCGCGTCGGCGGCACCTGCGTGATCCGCGGCTGCGTGCCCAAGAAGTTCATGGTCTACGCCTCGGAGTTCGCGCACCACTTCAAGACCGCCGAAGGCTACGGCTGGACGGTCGAGGGCGCGCGGTTCGACTGGCCCGCCTTCCTGGCCGAAAAGGACAAGGAGATCGCCCGGCTTTCCGGCATCTATGTCCGTAACCTGCAGAACGCCGGCGCCGAGCTGGTGCACGGCAAGGCTCGCCTCGTGGACCGCCACACGGTCGAGGTCGAGGGGCGCGGCCAGGTCACGGCCGACAAGATCCTGATCGCCACCGGCGGCCGGCCCTGGATGCCGAAGGACCTGCCCGGGATCGAGCACGCCATCACCTCCAACGAGGCGTTCCATATCGCCGAGCTGCCGAAGCGGATCATCATCGCCGGCGGCGGCTACATCGCCGTCGAGTTCGCCGGCATCTTCAACGGCCTGGGCGTCGATACGACCCTGGTCCATCGCGGCCCCAACATCCTGCGCGGCTTCGACGACGACGTGCGCGCCCACGTGGCCGAGGAGATGGAGAAGCGCGGGATCAAGGTCCTGCTCGGCACGCAGCATTCCGCCATCGAGCAGACCGCGACGGGTCTCGTGAGCCGGCTCACCAACGGCATGTCGCCGTGCGAGAGCGACCTGGTGCTCTTCGCCCTTGGCCGCGAGCCCTATGTCGAAGGCCTCGGCCTCGAGGCGGCCGGCGTCGAGCTGGACGCGCGCGGCGCGGTGAAGGTGGACGAGTACTCCCGCACCAGCGTCGACAACATCTGGGCCGTGGGCGACGTCACCGACCGGATCAACCTGACGCCGGTGGCGATCCGGGAGGGCCACGCCTTCGCCGACACCGTGTTCAACGACCGGCCCACGACCTTCGACCACGAGATGGTGGCCTCGGCGGTCTTCTCGCAGCCGCCGATCGGCTCGGTGGGCCTCTCCGAGGCCGAGGCCCGGCACAGCCACGGCGGCAAGGTGGACATCTACCTCGCACGCTTCAGGCCGATGAAGTACGCCTTCACGGGCGGCGACGAGCGGTGCCTGGTGAAGCTGGTGGTGGAGCAGGGGACCGAGAAGATCCTCGGCTGCCACGTCGTCGCGCCCGATGCGCCCGAGATCATCCAGATGGCCGCCATCGCCATGAAGATGGGGGTGACCAAGCCGCAGTGGGATTCCACCTGCGCCGTCCACCCGACCCTGGCCGAGGAGCTGGTCACCCTGCGTGAGAAGCAGGCGCCGCCCGCCCTGGGTCAGGTGGCCTGA
- a CDS encoding amino acid ABC transporter ATP-binding protein encodes MIRVSGLSKAFGANHVLRDVSFEVAQGEVVCLIGPSGSGKSTVLRCINGLETHDAGEIEVEGVKVSAATLPAIRARLAMVFQRFNLFPHRTVIENVTEGPIHAQKRDPAEARREAQALLERVGLGDKADAYPAKLSGGQQQRVGIARALAMKPDAILFDEPTSALDPERVGEVLRIMRDLAAEGMTMVIVTHEMDFAREVADRVLFMDGGRIVEAGPARQLLTDPQHPRTREFLERVLRPI; translated from the coding sequence ATGATCCGGGTGAGCGGCCTGAGCAAGGCCTTCGGCGCCAATCACGTCCTCCGGGACGTCAGCTTCGAAGTCGCGCAGGGCGAGGTGGTCTGCCTCATCGGGCCCTCCGGCTCGGGGAAGTCGACGGTCCTGCGGTGCATCAACGGCCTCGAGACGCACGACGCCGGCGAGATCGAAGTGGAGGGGGTGAAGGTCTCCGCGGCCACGCTGCCGGCGATCCGGGCGCGGCTGGCGATGGTGTTCCAGCGCTTCAACCTCTTTCCCCACCGCACCGTGATCGAGAACGTGACGGAGGGGCCGATCCACGCCCAGAAGCGGGATCCGGCCGAGGCGAGGCGCGAGGCGCAGGCGCTGCTGGAGCGGGTGGGGCTGGGCGACAAGGCCGACGCCTATCCGGCGAAGCTCTCCGGCGGCCAGCAGCAGCGCGTCGGGATCGCCCGGGCGCTCGCCATGAAGCCGGACGCCATCCTCTTCGACGAGCCGACGTCGGCGCTGGACCCCGAGCGGGTCGGCGAGGTCCTGCGCATCATGCGCGATCTCGCGGCCGAGGGGATGACGATGGTGATCGTCACCCACGAGATGGACTTCGCGCGCGAGGTGGCCGACCGGGTCCTGTTCATGGACGGGGGGCGGATCGTCGAGGCGGGGCCGGCGCGACAGCTCCTCACCGATCCGCAGCATCCCCGGACCCGCGAGTTCCTCGAGCGCGTCCTGCGCCCGATCTGA
- the gph gene encoding phosphoglycolate phosphatase (PGP is an essential enzyme in the glycolate salvage pathway in higher organisms (photorespiration in plants). Phosphoglycolate results from the oxidase activity of RubisCO in the Calvin cycle when concentrations of carbon dioxide are low relative to oxygen. This enzyme is a member of the Haloacid Dehalogenase (HAD) superfamily of aspartate-nucleophile hydrolase enzymes (PF00702).), with protein sequence MADSILEGAVVAFDLDGTLVDTAPDLIGTLNVLLAEEGVRPFPLEQARPFIGKGARWLIERGFAEAGAPLEAERVPALFDRFIAHYLEHIADESRPFPGCVEALDVLRGAGARLAVCTNKLTGLSASLLDALGLADRFEVIVGADAAPAIKPDPRHLAAAVEAVGGQMGRTIMVGDAATDAGAARAAGAGLILVSFGYTETPVAELDPDVLIHHFDELPGACERLLGACGA encoded by the coding sequence ATGGCAGACAGCATCCTCGAAGGCGCCGTCGTCGCCTTCGATCTCGACGGCACCCTCGTCGACACCGCGCCCGACCTGATCGGGACGCTGAACGTGCTGCTGGCCGAGGAAGGCGTGCGGCCCTTCCCGCTGGAGCAGGCGCGGCCGTTCATCGGCAAGGGGGCCCGCTGGCTGATCGAGCGCGGCTTCGCCGAGGCGGGCGCTCCGCTGGAGGCCGAGCGGGTCCCGGCGCTGTTCGACCGGTTCATCGCCCACTACCTGGAGCACATCGCCGACGAGAGCCGCCCCTTCCCCGGCTGCGTGGAGGCGCTGGACGTGCTGCGCGGTGCTGGGGCGCGGCTCGCGGTGTGCACCAACAAGCTGACCGGGCTTTCGGCCTCGCTCCTGGACGCCCTGGGCCTGGCCGACCGGTTCGAGGTCATCGTCGGGGCTGACGCCGCCCCGGCGATCAAGCCCGATCCGCGGCATCTCGCCGCCGCGGTCGAGGCCGTGGGCGGGCAGATGGGCCGCACCATCATGGTGGGCGACGCCGCCACCGACGCCGGGGCGGCGCGCGCCGCAGGGGCGGGCCTGATCCTCGTCAGCTTCGGCTACACCGAGACGCCCGTGGCCGAGCTCGATCCAGACGTCCTGATCCACCATTTCGACGAACTGCCGGGCGCCTGCGAAAGGCTCCTGGGCGCTTGCGGCGCGTAA
- a CDS encoding EamA family transporter has protein sequence MSGGASALPAAAVAVGLISQNLGAALAKNLFPIVGVEGAVAMRIAFSAILLGVLLRPWRGLSIRDVWPDLLLYGAALGVMNLCIYQAFKLIPIGVAVAIEVLGPLAVVLAATRRLADHVWTLLAAAGLYLLLRDAWSGAALDPRGVAFALAAAGCWALYIVFGKRVSGRLSGGRAVAIGMIVATMLTAPLAVPRVDAAMFLPATLALGVAVAVLSSALPYLLEMFALRRLPSRVFGLLVSSAPAVAAVAGFLVLRETLSVTQWLAVGCVAIASAGAATWVRRDQPGTAVEGGPDA, from the coding sequence GTGAGCGGCGGGGCCAGCGCCCTGCCGGCCGCCGCGGTGGCCGTGGGGCTGATCTCGCAGAACCTGGGCGCGGCCCTCGCCAAGAACCTGTTCCCGATCGTGGGCGTGGAAGGCGCGGTGGCGATGCGGATCGCGTTCTCCGCGATCCTGCTCGGCGTGCTGTTGCGCCCCTGGCGCGGACTTTCGATCCGTGACGTCTGGCCCGACCTCCTGCTGTACGGGGCGGCCCTTGGCGTGATGAACCTCTGCATCTACCAGGCCTTCAAGCTGATCCCCATCGGCGTCGCGGTCGCGATCGAGGTCCTGGGGCCGCTGGCGGTGGTCCTGGCCGCGACGCGACGCTTGGCGGACCACGTCTGGACGCTCCTGGCCGCCGCCGGGCTCTACCTTCTGCTCCGTGACGCCTGGTCGGGCGCGGCGCTGGACCCGCGGGGGGTGGCCTTCGCCCTGGCGGCGGCGGGATGCTGGGCGCTCTACATCGTCTTCGGCAAACGGGTCTCGGGCCGCCTCTCCGGGGGGAGGGCCGTTGCGATCGGCATGATCGTGGCGACGATGCTCACCGCCCCGCTGGCGGTTCCGCGCGTCGACGCGGCCATGTTTCTCCCTGCGACCCTGGCGCTCGGCGTCGCGGTTGCGGTGCTGTCGAGCGCCTTGCCCTACCTGCTCGAGATGTTCGCGTTGCGGCGCCTCCCCTCGCGGGTGTTCGGCCTTCTGGTGAGCAGCGCCCCTGCGGTCGCCGCCGTCGCCGGATTCCTGGTCCTTCGCGAGACGCTGAGCGTCACCCAATGGCTGGCGGTGGGATGCGTCGCCATCGCGTCGGCCGGCGCTGCGACCTGGGTGCGCCGCGATCAGCCGGGAACCGCCGTCGAGGGCGGACCGGACGCATGA
- a CDS encoding NAD(P)/FAD-dependent oxidoreductase: protein MTYEGLSYWLETVGEPLTPRPALTEDLTVDVAIVGAGYSGLWTAYYLLSKEPGLSVAVLEAEIAGYGASGRNGGWCSSRFPVDPGVLERRYGAEVARATIEASVGAVAEVGRVCEAEGIDADFRINGILSFAQGEAQMASVRATHAAYERLGLGEKHRLLDGQAARARVSVPGMAGGLFTPFSGAVHPAKLARGLARAVERRGGVIFERTRVRRVEPGQTPRAVTEGGVVTARRAVVLAAEAYLPKLPGWERAVLPMSSTIVMTKPLSAAQWDAIGWQGGEGIGSQAFTVNYFTKTPDGRILYGSRGAPYVYGSATEGGEAQLRRTEEKMRHELRGFFPVLDEDSFSHAWGGHLGVTRDWTPSVDFDPEQRIACLYGYTGRGVSTTNLSARLLSDILLGRDSDLRTLPIASRRSRRWEPEPFRWMGVRYVQDAFRRMDEARDGGRPMPLDASLARRLGSQ, encoded by the coding sequence GTGACCTATGAGGGCCTGAGCTACTGGCTGGAGACCGTTGGCGAACCGCTGACTCCCCGCCCGGCGCTGACCGAGGACCTGACGGTCGACGTCGCCATCGTCGGGGCCGGCTATTCGGGCCTGTGGACCGCCTACTATCTCCTGTCCAAGGAGCCGGGCCTCAGCGTCGCCGTCCTCGAGGCGGAGATCGCCGGATACGGCGCCTCCGGCCGCAACGGCGGCTGGTGCTCGTCCCGCTTCCCCGTGGATCCCGGCGTCCTTGAGCGCCGCTACGGAGCCGAGGTCGCCCGCGCCACGATCGAGGCGAGCGTGGGGGCGGTCGCCGAGGTGGGCCGCGTCTGCGAGGCCGAGGGCATCGACGCCGACTTCCGCATCAACGGGATTCTCAGCTTCGCCCAGGGCGAGGCCCAGATGGCCAGCGTGCGCGCGACCCATGCCGCCTATGAGCGCCTGGGCCTCGGAGAGAAGCATCGCCTGCTCGACGGCCAGGCGGCCCGCGCCCGGGTGAGCGTCCCGGGAATGGCGGGCGGCCTGTTCACGCCGTTCAGCGGCGCCGTCCACCCCGCCAAGCTGGCCCGCGGGCTGGCCCGCGCGGTCGAGCGCCGCGGCGGCGTGATCTTCGAACGGACGCGGGTCCGGCGCGTCGAACCCGGCCAGACGCCGAGGGCGGTCACGGAGGGGGGCGTGGTCACGGCGCGGCGCGCGGTGGTGCTCGCCGCCGAGGCCTACCTGCCGAAGCTTCCCGGCTGGGAGCGGGCGGTCCTGCCGATGTCGTCGACGATCGTCATGACCAAGCCCCTGTCCGCCGCACAGTGGGACGCGATCGGCTGGCAAGGGGGCGAGGGCATCGGCTCGCAGGCCTTCACGGTGAACTACTTCACCAAGACGCCGGACGGCCGGATCCTCTACGGCAGCCGGGGCGCGCCCTACGTCTACGGGTCGGCCACGGAGGGCGGCGAGGCCCAGCTGCGGCGGACCGAGGAGAAGATGCGCCACGAGCTGCGCGGGTTCTTCCCGGTGCTCGACGAGGACTCGTTCTCCCACGCCTGGGGCGGTCACCTCGGCGTCACACGCGACTGGACGCCCTCGGTCGATTTCGACCCGGAGCAGCGGATCGCCTGCCTCTACGGCTACACGGGGCGTGGGGTCTCGACCACGAACCTCAGCGCCCGGCTCCTCTCGGACATCCTGCTGGGGCGGGACAGCGACCTGCGGACCTTGCCGATCGCCTCGCGCCGCTCGCGTCGCTGGGAGCCGGAGCCGTTCCGCTGGATGGGGGTCCGCTACGTCCAGGACGCCTTCCGGCGCATGGACGAGGCGCGGGACGGCGGCCGGCCGATGCCGCTCGACGCGTCCCTCGCGCGGCGCCTCGGCTCGCAGTAG